A genome region from Pseudanabaena sp. Chao 1811 includes the following:
- a CDS encoding CHASE2 domain-containing protein: MKLPSSLVNFGDFCKRNHQQLVAGLITFSLSLSVVILRDNGAFKQVELWSYDTLMRSQLNEPSDRRVVIVEIAEADIQRFRWPFSDRLFAKLINQISAAKPAVIGIDKYLDLPVMEGRDELVAAVKNAGNVVNAKFLATVEGRSGVEPASDLEKISRYGYVNLPLDKGAVVRRTSIVADTGSFAFEITQLYLQKLHNKQLVFNPEKIQFTAGKQIIPRMSANYGAYRKEDDSGYQMMVRYRGKPRGIQHIRASDVIDGKISPEQFRDRAVLIGVTAESLKDSFPTPVTVDEEVMYGVEIHANIVSQLISATLDDRQFIQVWSNDLENLWIVVWVIIGGGMATFIPNAFKNVGLLATLALVLIAGSYIAFAQSLWLPIFPSLLGLVSANVLVMAYQLAIQQSERKVLMGLFSRHVSKELVDIIWSNREKFMEEGRITGQEVYVTVLFTDMRNFSTAAEAQAPGETLNWLNNYLGTIANEVLAHGGMVDKYIGDAVMAVFGVPIPHSNETERTRDAQSAVEAALAIAHKLAEMNDVWVAQGLPPVTTGIGINSGTVIAGSLGSAERLEYSVLGDAVNIAARLESFNKEVDGGPHHILISEDTHQRLNNNFQTEFVGKYALKGKTQETGIYRVLDIQRNPNQLSPKVSSETL; the protein is encoded by the coding sequence ATGAAACTCCCTTCCTCTTTAGTGAATTTTGGTGATTTTTGTAAACGTAATCATCAGCAGCTAGTTGCAGGATTGATCACTTTTTCCTTGTCCTTGAGTGTCGTGATCTTAAGAGATAACGGAGCATTTAAACAGGTTGAGCTATGGAGCTATGACACCTTAATGCGATCGCAACTCAACGAACCCAGCGATCGCCGTGTGGTCATTGTTGAAATTGCCGAAGCCGATATTCAGAGATTTAGGTGGCCATTTTCTGATCGCCTTTTTGCCAAATTAATTAATCAAATTTCGGCAGCTAAACCTGCCGTGATCGGGATTGATAAATATCTCGATCTTCCTGTGATGGAAGGGAGAGATGAATTAGTTGCGGCGGTTAAAAATGCAGGTAATGTCGTTAATGCGAAGTTTCTTGCCACTGTAGAAGGAAGAAGTGGTGTTGAGCCTGCTAGTGATCTTGAAAAAATTAGCCGTTATGGATATGTCAATCTTCCACTAGATAAAGGGGCAGTTGTCCGACGGACTTCTATTGTTGCCGATACGGGTTCCTTTGCCTTTGAAATTACCCAACTATATCTACAAAAATTGCATAACAAGCAATTAGTTTTTAATCCAGAGAAAATTCAATTTACAGCAGGAAAACAAATTATTCCGCGAATGTCTGCTAATTATGGGGCATATCGTAAGGAAGATGACAGTGGCTATCAAATGATGGTTCGCTATCGGGGGAAACCGAGAGGTATTCAACATATTAGAGCGAGCGATGTCATTGATGGAAAAATTTCCCCAGAGCAGTTTCGCGATCGCGCCGTGCTGATTGGGGTAACGGCGGAAAGCCTCAAAGATAGCTTTCCTACACCTGTTACCGTTGATGAGGAGGTGATGTATGGAGTAGAGATCCATGCCAATATCGTCAGCCAGTTAATAAGCGCGACTTTAGACGATCGCCAATTTATACAGGTTTGGTCAAACGATCTCGAAAATCTTTGGATAGTTGTCTGGGTGATCATTGGCGGTGGCATGGCAACTTTTATCCCCAATGCTTTCAAAAATGTTGGGCTTTTAGCTACTCTTGCGCTCGTATTAATTGCTGGTAGTTATATTGCCTTTGCTCAATCATTGTGGCTCCCCATATTTCCATCATTATTGGGATTGGTTTCCGCAAACGTGCTAGTCATGGCATACCAACTTGCCATTCAACAATCTGAGCGCAAAGTTTTGATGGGACTCTTCTCGCGTCACGTCTCCAAAGAACTAGTGGATATCATTTGGAGCAATCGCGAGAAATTTATGGAAGAAGGACGGATCACAGGACAGGAGGTCTATGTGACAGTCTTATTTACCGATATGCGGAATTTTAGTACTGCTGCCGAAGCTCAAGCCCCAGGGGAAACCTTGAATTGGCTCAATAACTATTTAGGCACAATCGCTAACGAAGTCTTAGCTCATGGTGGCATGGTGGATAAATACATCGGTGATGCGGTAATGGCAGTATTTGGTGTCCCGATTCCCCATAGCAATGAAACCGAGCGTACCCGTGATGCTCAATCAGCAGTGGAGGCAGCTTTAGCGATCGCCCATAAACTGGCTGAGATGAATGATGTCTGGGTAGCTCAGGGATTACCGCCTGTTACTACAGGAATTGGGATTAACTCTGGTACTGTCATTGCTGGTAGTTTGGGTAGTGCGGAACGCTTAGAGTATTCAGTTTTAGGCGATGCTGTGAATATTGCTGCTCGTCTGGAAAGTTTTAATAAAGAAGTGGACGGGGGCCCGCACCATATTCTGATTAGCGAAGATACCCATCAGCGTCTCAATAATAATTTTCAAACTGAGTTTGTGGGTAAATATGCCCTCAAAGGTAAGACACAAGAAACAGGTATTTATCGAGTGCTAGATATTCAAAGAAATCCTAATCAACTGAGTCCGAAGGTTTCCTCTGAAACCCTATAA
- a CDS encoding type I glyceraldehyde-3-phosphate dehydrogenase — translation MTIRVAINGFGRIGRNFLRCWAGRKETNIEVVGLNDTSDPRTNAHLLKYDSMLGKFDADVSADDTTITVNGKTIKTVSDRNPDNLPWKDWGIDLIIESTGVFIDKAGASRHINAGAKKVLITAPGKNEDGTFVVGVNEDQYNHDIHNIISNASCTTNCLAPVAKVLLENFGIVKGVMTTTHSYTGDQRLLDASHRDLRRARAAALSIVPTSTGAAKAVALVLPQLAGKLNGIALRVPTPNVSVVDFVVEVEKHTIAQEVNEAFRAAAEGSMKGILEYNELPLVSIDYRGTDASSIVDSSLTMVMGGNMVKVVAWYDNEWGYSQRVVDLAEVVAKNWK, via the coding sequence GTGACTATCAGGGTAGCGATTAATGGATTTGGACGCATCGGACGTAACTTTCTCAGATGCTGGGCAGGTCGCAAAGAAACAAACATAGAAGTAGTGGGACTTAATGATACTTCTGATCCTAGAACTAATGCTCACTTGCTGAAGTATGACTCCATGCTCGGCAAATTTGATGCTGATGTTAGTGCTGATGACACAACTATCACTGTCAATGGCAAAACTATCAAAACTGTTTCTGATCGCAATCCTGACAATTTGCCTTGGAAAGATTGGGGTATCGATCTAATTATTGAATCTACAGGCGTATTCATTGATAAGGCTGGTGCTAGCCGACATATCAATGCAGGCGCGAAGAAAGTCCTAATCACTGCTCCTGGAAAAAATGAAGATGGGACATTTGTAGTTGGTGTAAACGAAGATCAATACAATCACGACATCCATAACATCATCAGTAATGCTAGCTGTACCACTAACTGCTTAGCACCTGTCGCTAAAGTCCTTCTCGAAAACTTTGGCATTGTTAAAGGGGTCATGACCACCACCCATAGTTACACTGGCGACCAACGCTTGCTTGATGCTAGCCACCGCGATTTGCGTCGTGCTAGAGCTGCGGCTTTGAGCATCGTTCCTACCTCCACTGGTGCAGCTAAGGCAGTTGCTCTTGTACTACCTCAGTTAGCTGGCAAGTTAAATGGTATTGCTTTGCGCGTACCCACTCCTAACGTTTCCGTAGTTGACTTTGTTGTTGAAGTTGAAAAGCACACGATCGCTCAAGAAGTAAACGAAGCATTCCGTGCTGCAGCTGAAGGCTCCATGAAGGGCATTTTGGAATACAACGAATTGCCTCTTGTATCCATCGACTATCGCGGTACTGATGCATCCTCCATTGTTGACTCTTCTTTGACCATGGTAATGGGTGGCAACATGGTTAAGGTTGTTGCATGGTACGACAACGAATGGGGCTACAGCCAACGTGTTGTTGACCTAGCTGAAGTTGTTGCTAAGAACTGGAAGTAA
- a CDS encoding phycobilisome rod-core linker polypeptide: MSVTASSGAVNARPRLYQTAITSTISQIEQQDRFATRSELSDLSTYFQSGLKRIEIAAILTKNSDNIVSKAASRIFTGGSAMAFLEKPKDSEELEIDRAGRVVDVKRGMELGTTIYTEASEGGFLGTIKNFFSNTGITGVVDPVPASFRPINISRYGADRMKKSLRDLSWFLRYATYAIVAGDPNILAQNVRGLREIIEAACSTDATIVALQTMKQAAASYFLNDAEAIEIVKQYMDVAIAEFKAPTPSPKVRQRNSPDLQGLALPQIYYNTAERRQKFTMRAGSTTSEKNEVVKAAYRQVFERDIAFAYSQGISDLDSKVKNGEISVREFVRRLGLSPLYRDQFFLPFINSRAVELAFKHFLGRSPESREEVAAYFAIVSKGGLAALVNALVNSREYSDYFGEETVPYLRGYGQEAQTARNWGAQFDLFNYSAPFRKVPQFITLFASYQSPLPDQHVYGSGNDPLEIQFGAIFPKENRNPSASPAPFGKDTRRILIRNGSGITNQLSNPSATGAIDPLGPKVFKLDNTLRDNVKIGKGGRTSSVKGLSITNSETATQAVIRALYLQIVGYIPYSGQRLSVAEIKLENGDISVREFVRMLAKSPTFRDRYWNKLYVCKAIEYTHRRLLGRPTYGRDEMNAYFDLAAKKGFYAVVDAILDTKEYEQAFGEDTVPYERYLTPAGVSLRNNRVGTLTEAKGSKVDAPATPKFIELGQVTEVRSEVSIADRINQGVSKQREQRKIFKLTTTSPVEANALVRAAYRQVFERDMDAYVGNDQFSKDTSKLLNKEITVKEFILALGTSDLYIKEFYAPFPNTKVIELGTKHFLGRAPLDQAEIRKYNQILATSGIKAMVTDMVNSREFLDAFGEDVVPYNRYETFPAANYPNTQELYNRLTKQDKSIVVPSFAPVKSKVPTNV, from the coding sequence ATGAGCGTAACAGCGTCAAGTGGTGCAGTAAATGCCCGCCCTCGTCTATACCAGACCGCTATAACTTCCACAATTTCTCAGATAGAGCAACAGGATCGCTTTGCGACTCGTAGCGAATTATCCGATTTATCTACTTATTTTCAATCTGGACTAAAGCGCATCGAAATTGCCGCAATTTTGACCAAAAATTCGGACAATATTGTATCCAAGGCAGCTAGCCGTATTTTTACGGGTGGCTCAGCCATGGCATTTTTGGAAAAGCCCAAAGATTCTGAAGAGCTAGAGATCGATCGCGCAGGTCGCGTGGTTGATGTCAAGCGTGGCATGGAACTCGGTACAACTATATATACTGAGGCAAGTGAAGGCGGATTCTTAGGAACAATCAAGAATTTCTTCAGTAATACTGGCATCACAGGTGTTGTTGACCCAGTACCTGCAAGCTTCCGCCCCATCAACATTTCCCGTTATGGTGCAGACCGCATGAAGAAGTCCTTACGTGACTTGTCATGGTTCTTGCGCTATGCCACCTATGCGATCGTTGCTGGTGATCCAAATATTCTTGCTCAGAACGTGCGTGGCTTGCGTGAAATTATCGAAGCAGCCTGCTCAACTGACGCAACCATCGTGGCTTTGCAAACCATGAAGCAAGCTGCGGCTAGCTATTTCCTTAATGATGCTGAAGCGATCGAAATCGTTAAGCAATATATGGATGTAGCGATCGCTGAATTTAAAGCACCTACCCCATCGCCTAAAGTTCGTCAGCGTAATTCTCCTGACCTCCAAGGCTTGGCTCTGCCTCAGATTTACTACAACACCGCCGAGCGTCGTCAGAAATTCACAATGCGGGCTGGTTCCACTACTTCTGAGAAAAATGAAGTAGTTAAAGCTGCTTACCGTCAAGTTTTCGAGCGTGATATTGCCTTTGCCTATAGCCAAGGTATTTCTGACCTTGACTCCAAGGTAAAAAATGGTGAAATCTCGGTACGTGAATTTGTCCGTCGCTTAGGTTTGTCGCCTTTGTACCGCGATCAATTCTTCTTGCCTTTCATTAACTCTCGTGCTGTTGAACTTGCCTTCAAGCATTTCCTCGGGCGCTCACCTGAAAGCCGTGAAGAAGTTGCGGCTTACTTTGCGATCGTCTCCAAAGGTGGTCTAGCTGCCCTAGTTAATGCCCTAGTTAACTCCAGAGAGTACAGCGACTACTTCGGTGAAGAAACCGTACCTTACCTACGTGGTTACGGACAAGAAGCACAGACTGCTCGCAACTGGGGCGCACAGTTTGACCTGTTCAACTACTCTGCACCTTTCCGCAAGGTTCCTCAGTTCATCACCTTGTTTGCTTCTTATCAAAGTCCATTGCCTGACCAACATGTTTATGGTTCTGGTAATGATCCTTTGGAAATCCAATTTGGTGCGATTTTCCCCAAAGAAAACCGCAACCCCAGCGCCAGCCCTGCCCCATTTGGTAAGGATACTCGCCGGATCTTGATCCGCAACGGTAGTGGTATCACCAACCAACTCAGCAATCCTAGTGCTACTGGTGCGATCGATCCTCTTGGACCTAAGGTATTCAAGCTGGACAACACTCTCCGCGATAATGTCAAGATTGGTAAGGGTGGTAGAACTTCATCTGTTAAGGGATTGAGCATTACCAACTCAGAAACAGCTACCCAAGCTGTAATTCGCGCCCTGTATCTACAAATTGTTGGTTACATTCCTTACTCTGGTCAGCGTCTCTCGGTCGCTGAAATCAAGCTGGAAAATGGCGACATCTCGGTACGCGAGTTTGTCCGTATGCTTGCCAAGTCTCCTACTTTCCGCGATCGCTACTGGAACAAGCTCTATGTCTGTAAGGCGATCGAGTATACTCACCGTCGCCTCTTGGGTCGTCCTACCTACGGTCGTGATGAGATGAATGCTTACTTTGACCTTGCTGCAAAGAAAGGCTTCTACGCTGTAGTTGACGCGATCCTCGATACCAAGGAATATGAGCAAGCCTTCGGTGAAGACACCGTTCCTTACGAGCGCTATCTCACCCCCGCAGGTGTATCTCTCCGCAACAACCGCGTTGGTACATTGACCGAAGCTAAGGGTTCCAAAGTTGACGCTCCAGCCACACCTAAGTTCATCGAACTTGGTCAAGTCACTGAAGTCCGCTCTGAAGTATCGATCGCTGATCGCATTAACCAAGGTGTCAGCAAGCAACGCGAACAACGCAAGATCTTCAAGCTCACCACCACTAGCCCTGTGGAAGCCAATGCCTTGGTACGTGCTGCTTACAGACAAGTCTTCGAGCGTGATATGGATGCCTATGTTGGCAATGATCAGTTCAGCAAAGACACCTCTAAGCTGCTCAACAAGGAAATCACCGTCAAGGAATTCATCCTTGCCCTTGGTACATCCGACTTGTACATCAAGGAATTCTACGCCCCATTCCCCAACACCAAGGTAATCGAATTGGGAACCAAGCACTTCCTCGGACGCGCTCCCCTCGATCAAGCTGAAATCCGTAAATACAATCAGATTTTGGCAACCAGCGGTATCAAGGCAATGGTTACCGATATGGTCAACAGCCGTGAATTTCTTGATGCCTTTGGTGAAGATGTTGTGCCTTACAACCGCTATGAAACCTTCCCTGCGGCAAACTACCCCAACACCCAAGAACTATATAACCGCTTGACCAAGCAAGACAAATCAATTGTCGTGCCTAGTTTTGCACCAGTTAAATCAAAAGTTCCTACTAATGTTTAA
- a CDS encoding restriction endonuclease — translation MSIPDFQSIMLPLMQLAINGKEHSFRDSVEYLAKFFNLSDDERKELLPSGQQPTFDNRVGWAKTHLIKAGLLESPRRAIFQITQRGEEVISHNPAEINTKFLKQFPEYVKFAGANTSADNSSVLSQDNLTEQITPEEALASAYQKLKLALAQDLLTLVKDCTPDFFERLVVKLLVKMGYGGSIQDAGKAIGRSGDEGIDGIIKEDRLGLDAIYIQAKKWEGTVGRPEIQKFVGALAGQGAKKGVFITTSSFSKEAQEYARNMKDTKIVLLDGEQLTQYMIDYNLGVSIISQYEVKKIDSDFFADE, via the coding sequence ATGTCAATCCCAGATTTTCAATCAATTATGCTTCCATTAATGCAGCTTGCGATTAATGGTAAAGAGCATTCTTTTAGAGATAGTGTCGAATATTTAGCAAAATTTTTTAATTTGTCCGACGACGAGAGAAAAGAATTATTACCAAGTGGACAACAACCTACCTTTGATAATCGAGTGGGTTGGGCAAAAACACACTTAATTAAAGCAGGTCTATTGGAGTCTCCTCGCCGTGCAATTTTTCAAATTACACAACGCGGGGAGGAAGTTATTAGTCACAATCCAGCAGAAATTAACACTAAATTTCTCAAACAGTTCCCCGAATATGTGAAATTTGCAGGAGCTAATACATCGGCTGACAATTCTAGTGTGCTATCTCAAGATAATCTAACCGAGCAAATTACTCCCGAAGAAGCTTTGGCATCTGCTTATCAAAAACTTAAATTAGCTTTAGCTCAAGACTTATTAACCCTAGTTAAAGACTGTACGCCCGATTTCTTTGAGCGATTGGTCGTCAAATTATTAGTCAAAATGGGTTATGGTGGCTCAATTCAGGATGCAGGCAAAGCGATTGGCCGAAGTGGTGACGAGGGGATTGATGGAATTATTAAAGAAGATCGCCTTGGTCTAGATGCTATTTATATTCAGGCAAAAAAATGGGAGGGAACAGTTGGTCGTCCTGAAATTCAAAAGTTCGTTGGAGCACTAGCAGGTCAAGGAGCGAAAAAAGGTGTTTTTATTACAACCTCTAGTTTTTCTAAAGAAGCGCAAGAATATGCAAGAAACATGAAAGACACGAAAATAGTCTTGTTAGACGGCGAACAGTTAACCCAGTATATGATTGATTACAACTTAGGCGTATCAATCATTTCGCAGTATGAAGTCAAAAAAATCGACTCTGATTTCTTTGCTGATGAATAG